A region of uncultured Desulfobacter sp. DNA encodes the following proteins:
- a CDS encoding ribose-phosphate pyrophosphokinase, whose amino-acid sequence MTNDLKIFSGGSNPNLAMEICKNIGISLSTMETSRFSNDNLFVQINESVREKDVFVVQSLTTPVSDHLMELMITLDALRSASAKRITAVIPYYSYARSDKKDAPRISIAARLVADLLKTAGADRVLTMDLHADAVHGFFSIPVDHLTAMTTICDYFAAFLDLSKVVVVATDAGGAKRAGRCAKRLDTSLAIIDKRRLSDSDVQQGLVVGNVKDLDAIVFDDEISTGGTLVSTVETLKQAGAATVYVGATHPVLCGRAVENLSRSQISEIVVTNTVHVPAEKQFPQLKSLSVAPLFARAIKHIHTGESVSALFKP is encoded by the coding sequence ATGACAAACGATTTAAAAATATTTTCAGGTGGATCCAATCCGAATCTGGCAATGGAAATTTGTAAAAATATCGGAATTTCTTTAAGCACCATGGAAACATCCCGATTTTCAAACGATAATTTGTTTGTTCAAATTAACGAAAGTGTCAGGGAAAAGGATGTTTTTGTGGTTCAGTCATTAACCACACCGGTAAGCGATCACCTCATGGAGCTGATGATTACCCTGGATGCCCTGCGCAGTGCGTCTGCCAAACGGATTACAGCAGTCATCCCTTATTATTCATATGCCCGGTCCGATAAAAAGGATGCCCCGAGAATTTCCATTGCTGCCCGTCTGGTGGCGGATCTTTTGAAAACTGCCGGGGCAGACCGGGTTCTGACCATGGATCTGCACGCCGATGCCGTACATGGATTTTTCAGTATTCCCGTGGATCATTTAACAGCCATGACCACAATCTGTGATTATTTTGCAGCATTTTTAGATCTGTCAAAGGTGGTGGTGGTGGCCACGGATGCGGGCGGGGCCAAAAGAGCTGGCCGGTGTGCCAAACGTCTGGACACCTCACTTGCCATTATTGATAAACGCCGGTTAAGCGATTCCGATGTTCAGCAGGGATTGGTTGTGGGTAATGTAAAGGATCTGGATGCCATTGTTTTTGACGATGAAATATCCACAGGGGGAACCCTGGTGAGTACTGTTGAGACCTTGAAACAGGCAGGCGCGGCTACGGTTTATGTTGGTGCGACCCATCCGGTGCTTTGTGGGCGGGCTGTGGAGAATTTAAGCCGGTCTCAGATATCCGAAATCGTGGTCACTAACACGGTGCATGTCCCTGCAGAAAAACAGTTTCCCCAGCTTAAATCTCTGTCCGTGGCTCCGCTTTTTGCAAGGGCTATCAAACATATCCATACAGGAGAGAGTGTTTCAGCACTTTTTAAACCGTAA
- the rdgC gene encoding recombination-associated protein RdgC → MGLISSTHSISRYYIDGAFHDGAAEGVRQGLIENAIPEIENEYDEICAGWTPLETPYNPDFESASFIFGTYFAFSLRIDKKSIPSKLVQKHMAIEMEKKKKESGRPFISKNEKTEIKEMVLDILMHKTPFIPNIYDVLWDYEEKNLILFSTQKAANELFETLFFKSFDHKPIRIFPYTLVEKLGSFSSDKKDRVLALAPLNMKGVQ, encoded by the coding sequence ATGGGATTGATCTCTTCCACCCATTCCATCAGCCGGTATTATATTGACGGTGCGTTTCATGATGGTGCTGCAGAAGGTGTCCGCCAGGGACTGATTGAAAACGCCATCCCTGAAATTGAAAACGAATACGACGAAATCTGCGCCGGATGGACCCCCCTTGAAACACCGTACAATCCGGATTTTGAATCAGCTTCATTTATATTCGGCACCTATTTTGCCTTTTCCCTGCGCATTGATAAAAAATCAATACCGTCTAAACTGGTCCAGAAACATATGGCCATTGAGATGGAAAAGAAAAAAAAGGAGAGTGGCAGACCCTTTATTTCAAAAAATGAAAAAACTGAAATAAAGGAGATGGTTCTGGATATCCTGATGCACAAAACACCCTTTATCCCAAACATATATGATGTGTTGTGGGATTATGAAGAGAAAAACCTTATCTTGTTCTCCACCCAGAAAGCGGCCAATGAACTGTTTGAAACATTGTTTTTCAAATCCTTTGACCATAAACCCATCAGGATATTTCCCTATACTCTGGTGGAAAAACTGGGCAGTTTTTCAAGTGATAAAAAAGACCGGGTGCTGGCATTGGCCCCGTTAAATATGAAAGGTGTTCAATAA
- a CDS encoding DUF1573 domain-containing protein — MKKLSIKIIFAIGIMWMAVAGTSYAGSDIVVEEPVFFFGSVTDGTEVTHDFIISNPGDDVLSIQRVATSCGCTVADYPSAVAPGKTGTIHVKADTSGYGGRSFKRKLIIRTDVPGKESVTLQIQGVVK; from the coding sequence ATGAAAAAATTATCAATCAAAATTATTTTTGCCATCGGTATTATGTGGATGGCTGTAGCAGGCACATCATATGCCGGCTCAGATATTGTTGTGGAAGAACCTGTGTTTTTCTTTGGCAGTGTAACCGATGGAACAGAAGTCACCCATGACTTTATCATCAGTAATCCTGGGGATGATGTCCTATCCATCCAGCGGGTGGCGACCTCGTGCGGCTGCACAGTTGCCGATTATCCATCAGCCGTTGCTCCGGGAAAAACAGGCACCATACATGTTAAGGCCGACACCTCGGGGTATGGCGGAAGATCATTCAAACGCAAATTGATCATACGAACCGATGTGCCTGGAAAAGAGAGTGTCACGCTGCAGATCCAAGGAGTCGTGAAATAA
- a CDS encoding acetate--CoA ligase family protein, which produces MKKYPLDFEQSARLLSKYDIHPSGKQVFCLEDALKTAQDIGYPVVIKAVCEKIIHKSDQGAVQLNLKKPDEVTFAVKAIEKLMGGFSRKNKEGLIVQKMVEKGFELLVGARQDPEFGPITMVGMGGIYVELFSDAAPGIGIVTRQDVERMLTKTRAGKVLDGFRGRVYDRNAIIDLTIRVSQLMAENPDICELDLNPVIVYENGYEIVDTRLIKDPDFVPLSCRLISDWKQKSVNAIFNAQSVAVVGASLPGTQGGIILKNCMNIKRLYPVHPTLKTIHGMTCYPSLDTLPEVPDVCVFAVSAEITVLIFEQFCKLGGKGAIIFSDGFAEMGRLDLKEKLQTLSQIYKVAFIGPNCMGVIDNFSGLNTNYIPVQRSVAVTPSNCVGIISQSGGIGLELLEMLSADRQNLGKWVSIGNAATCGVPEILSHMGDDPRIKIIAIYLEGVSDGLKLLQVGKKVAQNKPVVIIKGGMGGGAKAALSHTASLAGSHDAFRACCDQAGFYLVEELTEDPKIIVNILSILTSQPKTNGNRIAVVSIGGGAGILLADQVTENKMTLAEFTSETTQKIKELIEKDLKPDQLVLKDKILSNVGSNPVDLFGNCRDERLLEAIRIVDQDPNTDVILAAIYLQVPLLSEYLPERLVELKQELTKPLIISPRGFSEYVDRCRTFMADRKLHTYTVPMIKPLCIALDIWKKYKMNFLD; this is translated from the coding sequence GTGAAAAAGTATCCGTTGGATTTTGAACAAAGTGCCAGGCTTCTGTCAAAATACGATATTCACCCTTCCGGAAAACAGGTCTTCTGCCTTGAAGATGCTTTGAAAACTGCGCAAGATATCGGTTACCCCGTGGTTATCAAAGCGGTATGTGAAAAAATCATCCATAAATCAGACCAGGGGGCTGTGCAGCTGAATCTGAAAAAACCAGATGAAGTGACATTCGCAGTCAAGGCCATTGAAAAACTTATGGGCGGTTTCTCCAGGAAAAATAAAGAGGGTTTGATTGTTCAAAAAATGGTTGAAAAAGGGTTTGAACTTCTTGTGGGGGCCAGACAGGACCCTGAGTTTGGTCCCATCACCATGGTGGGTATGGGCGGCATTTATGTGGAACTGTTTTCAGATGCGGCCCCGGGAATAGGCATAGTCACACGCCAGGATGTGGAACGTATGCTGACAAAGACCCGGGCCGGTAAGGTTTTAGACGGGTTCAGGGGCCGGGTGTATGACAGGAACGCCATCATTGATCTGACCATCAGGGTATCCCAACTGATGGCTGAAAATCCTGATATATGTGAGCTGGATTTAAACCCGGTCATTGTTTATGAAAACGGATATGAAATTGTGGATACCCGCCTGATAAAGGATCCTGATTTTGTACCCCTGTCCTGCAGATTGATCAGCGACTGGAAGCAAAAAAGTGTGAATGCCATTTTCAATGCCCAATCTGTGGCCGTTGTCGGGGCTTCCCTGCCAGGCACCCAGGGCGGTATTATCCTTAAAAACTGCATGAATATTAAAAGACTCTATCCGGTTCATCCGACACTTAAAACCATTCACGGAATGACCTGTTATCCAAGTCTTGACACGCTTCCCGAAGTACCAGATGTCTGCGTTTTTGCGGTAAGTGCCGAAATAACGGTTTTAATTTTTGAACAATTCTGCAAACTGGGGGGCAAAGGCGCCATCATTTTCAGTGACGGATTTGCAGAAATGGGCCGCCTGGATCTGAAAGAAAAACTTCAAACCCTGAGTCAAATCTATAAAGTGGCGTTCATCGGCCCCAACTGCATGGGGGTCATCGACAATTTTTCAGGGCTGAACACCAACTATATCCCCGTACAGCGATCTGTTGCCGTTACCCCGTCCAATTGTGTAGGGATTATATCCCAGAGCGGCGGTATTGGTCTTGAGTTGCTTGAAATGCTGAGTGCGGACCGCCAGAATTTGGGGAAATGGGTATCCATCGGCAACGCGGCCACCTGCGGGGTGCCTGAAATATTGTCCCACATGGGGGATGACCCCAGAATTAAAATTATTGCCATCTACCTGGAAGGCGTATCTGATGGACTTAAATTGCTGCAGGTGGGAAAAAAGGTGGCACAGAATAAACCCGTGGTGATTATTAAAGGCGGTATGGGGGGCGGAGCCAAGGCAGCACTGTCCCATACCGCTTCCCTGGCCGGTTCCCATGATGCATTCAGGGCCTGCTGCGACCAGGCCGGCTTTTACCTGGTCGAAGAGCTCACGGAAGATCCTAAAATCATAGTCAATATACTGTCTATCCTCACCAGTCAGCCCAAAACAAACGGCAACCGGATTGCGGTGGTCAGTATAGGGGGCGGGGCCGGTATTCTTCTGGCGGATCAGGTTACAGAAAATAAAATGACTCTGGCAGAGTTTACCTCTGAAACCACACAAAAAATCAAAGAACTGATTGAAAAAGATTTGAAACCTGATCAACTGGTGTTAAAAGACAAGATACTGAGCAATGTGGGAAGCAATCCTGTTGATCTTTTCGGAAACTGCCGGGATGAAAGGCTTCTTGAAGCCATTAGAATCGTGGACCAGGATCCTAATACCGATGTGATATTGGCTGCCATCTACCTGCAGGTGCCCCTTTTAAGCGAATACCTGCCCGAACGTCTGGTGGAGCTTAAACAGGAACTGACCAAGCCATTGATTATATCTCCCAGGGGATTCAGTGAATATGTGGACCGGTGCAGAACTTTCATGGCGGACAGAAAACTGCATACCTATACCGTGCCCATGATCAAACCCTTGTGCATTGCCCTGGATATATGGAAAAAATATAAGATGAATTTTCTTGATTGA
- a CDS encoding NAD(P)/FAD-dependent oxidoreductase has product MNADVIIIGAGPAGASCAKRLSDAGVKVLIIESKKLPRAKPCAELISAQAFNFLKQEFKTDQNSPLFTYQSSDVAFYAGQKRITTLKSYSNTFYVDRRNFDNFLIESALASGAELMDDSKVVNYDHELKKVYLQGGEQLQAKFIVGADGPLSIVGKNLYGKIKNHRKNTAVGVVAKIPRESVKLIIPDPGYCTRPNIYFSVINWGYGWVFPNKEYLNIGVAGLIQQNKNIKKSFEHFFEQLPLKVKTAVNPVGHIVPFGKEAIRLGKQDTLLAGDAAGLVEPVTGEGIYFALQSGLYAAQTILTKLKSDCIMAHDYKKRCRPILRVLRQANFLRCLLFHKRCHHSTIKLIGKRKKYAQNFMDILSGEIDYIGYCKKSLF; this is encoded by the coding sequence ATGAATGCTGATGTGATCATAATCGGGGCTGGCCCGGCAGGCGCATCCTGCGCTAAGAGGTTATCTGATGCCGGGGTTAAGGTTTTAATAATAGAAAGCAAAAAATTGCCCAGGGCCAAACCATGTGCAGAACTAATCTCTGCCCAGGCATTTAATTTTTTAAAACAGGAGTTCAAAACTGATCAGAATTCACCTCTTTTTACTTACCAGTCAAGTGATGTCGCTTTTTATGCCGGACAAAAACGGATAACAACCCTGAAGTCTTACTCAAACACCTTTTATGTTGACCGCAGAAATTTTGATAACTTTTTAATTGAGTCGGCTTTGGCATCCGGGGCCGAATTAATGGATGACAGTAAAGTGGTCAACTATGACCACGAACTGAAAAAGGTTTATCTACAGGGCGGAGAGCAGCTTCAAGCTAAATTTATAGTCGGTGCTGACGGTCCTTTAAGCATTGTCGGAAAAAACTTATATGGAAAAATAAAAAACCATAGGAAAAATACCGCCGTGGGCGTAGTTGCCAAAATTCCCAGGGAATCCGTAAAACTGATCATCCCTGATCCCGGGTACTGCACCAGACCCAACATCTACTTTTCGGTTATCAACTGGGGATACGGCTGGGTTTTCCCAAATAAAGAGTATTTAAACATAGGCGTGGCAGGCTTGATTCAGCAAAATAAAAATATAAAAAAAAGTTTTGAACATTTTTTTGAACAACTGCCTTTAAAAGTAAAAACCGCTGTTAACCCTGTTGGCCATATCGTCCCTTTTGGCAAAGAAGCCATCAGATTAGGCAAACAAGATACATTATTGGCAGGTGATGCAGCGGGCCTGGTTGAGCCTGTCACCGGAGAGGGAATCTATTTTGCATTACAAAGTGGTCTATACGCCGCACAGACAATTTTAACAAAGCTGAAGTCGGATTGTATCATGGCCCATGATTACAAAAAACGATGCAGACCTATTCTAAGGGTACTTCGGCAGGCAAACTTTTTAAGGTGTTTGCTTTTTCATAAAAGGTGTCACCACAGCACCATAAAGCTGATTGGAAAACGCAAAAAATACGCCCAAAATTTTATGGACATCCTTTCCGGGGAAATTGACTACATCGGATATTGTAAGAAAAGTCTTTTTTAA
- a CDS encoding sigma-54 dependent transcriptional regulator translates to MKPHILVVDDEQDMTRLLKKIFEMELDCRVSMAFSGNEALDVLEKDRTDLMLCDIRMPGMDGFEVLNQVSRRYPDLTVMMITAFGSIETAIQAIKKGAYDFIAKPFEQDEILFRVKKALERTRLIQENKILNRENAATFGKLIGTSPPMQRVYESISKVAQSDVTVLITGESGTGKDLTAQSLHLLSPRHKNNFVPVNCPTVPEHILESELFGYKKGAFTHAIQNKKGLFQEADKGTIFLDEIGDIGPTIQTKLLRVLQEKEIKPLGDTRPVHVDVRIVASTNRDLAQKIAAGEFREDFFYRLNVFTIELPPLRDRRTDIPAIAEHLMDKHCKKLNQTRLSLSPEAIECLMERPWPGNVRELENVLIQGILNCDSDTITPKDIESSSFNIPLISKAQENQKFLPDSQSPQKDELEDKISALSSLPYKEAKEQILREFNHHYVGKILLDTKGNVTQAARQCKLERQALQQIMKRFEIEADRFR, encoded by the coding sequence ATGAAACCCCATATTCTTGTAGTGGACGATGAACAGGATATGACCCGTCTTTTAAAAAAAATTTTTGAGATGGAGTTGGACTGCCGGGTCAGCATGGCATTCTCAGGAAATGAGGCACTGGATGTGCTTGAAAAAGATAGGACGGATCTGATGCTTTGTGATATCCGGATGCCTGGAATGGACGGATTTGAGGTACTTAATCAAGTTTCCCGCCGATATCCTGATCTTACCGTGATGATGATCACGGCATTTGGCAGCATTGAAACGGCTATTCAGGCGATTAAAAAAGGGGCCTATGATTTTATCGCCAAGCCTTTTGAGCAGGACGAAATTTTATTTCGTGTCAAAAAAGCCCTGGAGCGAACCCGTCTCATCCAGGAAAACAAGATCCTTAACCGGGAAAATGCCGCCACTTTTGGAAAACTCATCGGTACCAGCCCGCCCATGCAACGGGTTTATGAAAGTATTTCCAAAGTGGCCCAAAGTGATGTCACCGTGCTGATCACCGGAGAATCCGGTACGGGTAAAGATCTTACCGCCCAATCCCTTCATTTGCTCAGCCCTAGACACAAAAACAATTTTGTTCCGGTGAATTGCCCTACCGTGCCGGAACATATTTTAGAGAGCGAACTTTTCGGATATAAAAAAGGGGCCTTTACCCATGCAATTCAAAATAAAAAAGGGCTTTTTCAGGAGGCAGATAAAGGTACCATTTTCCTTGATGAAATCGGTGATATCGGCCCAACCATCCAGACAAAGCTGCTGCGGGTGCTCCAGGAAAAAGAGATAAAGCCCTTGGGAGATACACGTCCCGTTCATGTGGATGTCCGGATTGTGGCTTCTACCAACCGCGATCTGGCCCAAAAAATTGCTGCCGGCGAATTTCGGGAGGATTTTTTTTACCGGCTCAACGTTTTTACCATTGAACTTCCTCCTTTACGGGACAGACGCACGGACATCCCGGCTATAGCCGAGCATTTGATGGACAAACACTGCAAAAAACTTAATCAAACCAGGTTATCTTTGTCCCCGGAGGCGATTGAGTGTCTGATGGAGCGGCCGTGGCCCGGAAATGTTCGGGAGCTGGAAAATGTCCTGATTCAGGGTATTCTCAATTGTGACAGCGATACCATAACCCCGAAAGATATTGAGTCATCATCTTTTAACATACCTTTGATTTCCAAAGCACAGGAAAACCAAAAATTTCTGCCGGACTCGCAAAGTCCCCAGAAAGATGAATTGGAAGACAAAATATCAGCCCTGTCCAGTTTACCGTATAAAGAGGCCAAAGAGCAGATACTAAGGGAGTTTAATCACCATTATGTCGGTAAAATTTTGTTGGATACAAAGGGCAACGTGACCCAGGCTGCCCGACAATGCAAACTGGAAAGACAGGCACTTCAGCAAATCATGAAACGGTTCGAGATCGAAGCGGACCGGTTCAGGTAA
- a CDS encoding ATP-binding protein gives MTLPYFPILIVDLLGSMGLVLFAAMSLYSAKKLHTKAPDNVIFLYLTWLCSGLTIFALSRAFGHIFRQFSILTGQTEVWQAISAYSGTINTVSFMIVGSITLFFNQNWKINMKMLSKEEALKEIHVKLINLNQTLENKVVERTEMLTASEHKFSRIFKQSLDTILLTDSQWKILDINPAGEKLTGYKKDEMISNEYSMDQLFASNEEWQRIADLIQTHEYILNEETYFMRSDNTNLYVIITGGIDYGPFGCQKHFHFIIKNINEKKEMEQQIIQADKLAALGELSAGVAHEINNPLGVILGYTQFMLKDKVIRKNDHILDDLKVIEKQVKNCQSVVSDMLAFSRKASSSLSARGQTELSRIDMGKVLENVVNFLCNHSDFRNVNMTLTLSDDSPLFVMGNELEFRQVIINLVINACHAVDKKGNIMIFGQINSKGKVVVEVKDDGRGISREHLARIFDPFFTTKPVGEGTGLGLSVSYGIVKKYNGHIDVKSEENQGAHFTLTLPLAT, from the coding sequence ATGACCCTGCCTTACTTTCCCATTCTGATCGTGGACTTGCTTGGATCCATGGGCCTGGTTCTATTTGCGGCCATGTCCCTTTACAGCGCTAAAAAACTGCATACAAAAGCACCGGATAACGTTATTTTCCTTTATCTCACCTGGTTGTGTTCAGGGCTCACAATCTTTGCCCTGTCCAGAGCTTTCGGGCATATTTTCAGGCAGTTCTCGATTCTTACCGGACAGACGGAAGTCTGGCAGGCAATCAGTGCTTACAGCGGTACCATCAATACGGTTTCATTCATGATCGTTGGTTCCATCACCCTTTTTTTTAACCAGAACTGGAAGATCAACATGAAAATGCTCTCCAAAGAAGAAGCCCTCAAAGAGATTCATGTCAAACTGATCAACCTCAACCAGACCCTGGAGAATAAAGTGGTGGAACGTACCGAGATGCTCACCGCATCCGAACACAAATTCAGCCGGATTTTTAAGCAGTCTCTGGACACCATACTGTTGACGGACAGTCAGTGGAAAATTCTGGATATCAATCCGGCCGGTGAAAAATTGACCGGATACAAAAAGGATGAGATGATATCCAACGAATATTCAATGGATCAGCTTTTTGCATCCAATGAGGAGTGGCAACGCATTGCAGACCTCATCCAGACCCACGAATATATCCTGAATGAAGAAACCTATTTTATGCGGTCTGACAATACCAACCTGTATGTGATTATAACCGGTGGAATAGATTATGGCCCGTTTGGATGCCAGAAACACTTTCACTTTATAATCAAAAATATCAACGAAAAAAAAGAGATGGAGCAGCAGATTATTCAGGCAGACAAACTGGCGGCTTTAGGCGAACTGTCTGCCGGTGTAGCCCATGAGATCAACAATCCGTTAGGTGTCATTTTAGGGTACACCCAGTTCATGCTTAAAGATAAAGTTATTCGAAAAAATGATCACATTCTGGATGATTTAAAGGTGATCGAAAAACAGGTGAAAAACTGTCAATCCGTTGTGTCCGATATGCTGGCCTTTTCAAGAAAAGCAAGCAGCTCTTTATCGGCACGGGGTCAGACAGAATTATCCAGAATTGACATGGGTAAGGTGCTTGAAAACGTAGTGAACTTTCTTTGCAACCACTCTGATTTCAGAAACGTCAACATGACCCTGACCCTGTCCGATGACTCACCTCTTTTTGTGATGGGCAATGAGCTTGAATTTCGCCAGGTGATCATCAATCTTGTGATCAATGCCTGCCATGCTGTTGATAAAAAGGGAAATATCATGATTTTCGGACAGATCAATTCCAAAGGTAAGGTGGTGGTGGAAGTCAAAGATGACGGTCGGGGCATCAGCCGGGAACATCTTGCCCGGATATTCGACCCTTTTTTTACGACAAAACCGGTGGGAGAGGGTACGGGCCTTGGCCTGTCGGTCAGTTATGGAATTGTGAAAAAATATAACGGCCATATTGATGTGAAAAGTGAGGAAAATCAGGGGGCCCATTTTACCCTTACGCTTCCCCTGGCGACATGA
- a CDS encoding EMC3/TMCO1 family protein, which translates to MDDFLDIVWMQIQYGLENVCAALDKLLAPVEVLGPAWVVIILAFATAGITRILSKIYRTRRLKNLKEEFLHWQSVRQVAMEAEDREKGKAMAKNIDQAKLNQVYYDYFFEGLMKNMITTVLPVLLVISYLSRTYTRESLETRFGSQWIFTLGSSPDAFQVGTLLWFLLCLPASFILFGLVGFLIKKRKKDTANDFEPQ; encoded by the coding sequence ATGGATGACTTTTTAGACATTGTCTGGATGCAAATCCAGTACGGACTTGAAAATGTCTGTGCTGCTCTGGATAAGCTTCTTGCTCCTGTTGAGGTCCTGGGTCCGGCCTGGGTGGTAATCATCCTTGCCTTTGCCACCGCCGGTATCACAAGAATTTTATCCAAAATCTATCGCACCCGGCGACTCAAAAATCTGAAAGAAGAATTTCTCCACTGGCAGTCAGTGCGGCAGGTGGCCATGGAGGCTGAAGACAGGGAAAAAGGTAAAGCCATGGCCAAAAATATTGACCAGGCCAAGCTGAACCAGGTTTATTACGACTATTTTTTTGAAGGCCTGATGAAAAACATGATCACCACGGTTCTTCCGGTCCTGCTTGTTATCTCCTATCTATCAAGAACCTACACCCGGGAAAGCCTTGAAACCAGATTTGGCAGTCAGTGGATTTTCACCCTGGGCAGCAGCCCGGATGCTTTTCAAGTCGGCACCCTGCTCTGGTTTCTCCTCTGTCTACCGGCAAGTTTTATCCTTTTCGGCCTTGTTGGTTTTCTGATAAAAAAAAGAAAAAAAGATACCGCCAATGATTTTGAACCCCAATGA
- a CDS encoding sulfite exporter TauE/SafE family protein has protein sequence MRKTCSYLAVMVLGLFISTQMCLAATSASVSAASYKAGDVVEIKGQIEPGADLYLTLSQTDMFAPKDTTGVHETKKFKSITAKGDFDMDTAIPPMYYLVTNVPEKFGKVDKKKFGGPSVILGKGNGIYSTTMFYLKKNYEDVDPDARTMMGPITSAKQWNFLRWANEDDYGINTIVKEGNRRGKVVIFSKTVVTDESSGNYWDKGTKINLDKNTGQFTVSFKSFRHTPPDTKFDVYVNGEKTTSYSIEKNGFWLSKGYRYMNPIWILIGAILVGTYFSMIGAAGGLLMAAFQALVVNTMGPVGINAANVLKPSNMALTLFSPLGSFWRYAVVEKRVAWPVGISFGVGIFIGSIWLGKYVSAVLPMKAYQEWLAVLVVLMGIKTLMEMSPKAMRKRKNIKAMTQKFNAEIAKAKAEGRAAEMGSIEPIKTGLTDYRFKFWGEEFRINPLLFGIIGVLIGVVSRSFGVGGGFLLVPAMTSIGALPMYVAVPISLIGTCFSSIGSFIGYLITGYLPDMTLAISIIVGGFAGGMLGSRAQKMFSEMTLKVVLACTLFFLFFRFFKIEIWI, from the coding sequence ATGAGAAAAACCTGTTCATATCTGGCTGTCATGGTGCTGGGGTTGTTTATATCAACCCAAATGTGTCTGGCCGCAACCAGTGCAAGTGTATCGGCTGCATCATATAAAGCCGGAGATGTGGTGGAGATAAAGGGGCAGATCGAGCCCGGTGCCGACCTTTACCTCACCCTGTCCCAGACAGATATGTTCGCCCCCAAGGATACAACCGGCGTCCATGAGACCAAAAAGTTCAAAAGCATCACCGCCAAGGGGGATTTTGATATGGATACGGCCATTCCTCCCATGTATTACCTGGTGACCAACGTACCGGAAAAATTCGGCAAGGTGGACAAAAAGAAATTCGGCGGACCTTCGGTGATCCTGGGCAAGGGAAACGGCATCTACTCCACCACCATGTTCTACCTGAAAAAAAATTATGAAGATGTGGATCCGGATGCCCGGACCATGATGGGTCCCATAACCTCTGCCAAGCAGTGGAACTTTCTGCGCTGGGCCAATGAAGACGATTACGGCATCAACACCATTGTCAAAGAGGGCAACCGCAGGGGCAAGGTGGTGATCTTTTCCAAAACCGTGGTTACGGATGAATCCAGCGGAAACTACTGGGACAAGGGGACAAAGATCAACCTGGATAAGAACACAGGACAGTTTACCGTCAGCTTTAAATCCTTCAGGCACACCCCTCCAGACACCAAGTTTGATGTCTATGTCAACGGCGAAAAAACAACCTCCTACTCCATTGAGAAAAACGGATTCTGGCTATCCAAGGGCTACCGGTACATGAACCCCATCTGGATACTGATCGGCGCCATCCTGGTGGGTACCTATTTCTCCATGATCGGTGCGGCCGGCGGCCTGCTCATGGCCGCTTTCCAGGCGCTGGTGGTCAACACCATGGGGCCTGTGGGCATCAACGCGGCCAACGTGCTTAAACCTTCCAACATGGCCCTGACCCTGTTCTCCCCCCTGGGCTCTTTCTGGCGGTATGCCGTGGTGGAAAAACGGGTGGCCTGGCCCGTGGGCATCTCCTTCGGCGTAGGTATATTCATCGGATCTATCTGGCTGGGCAAATACGTTTCAGCCGTTCTGCCCATGAAGGCCTACCAGGAGTGGCTGGCCGTTCTGGTTGTTCTCATGGGGATCAAGACCCTTATGGAGATGAGCCCGAAGGCCATGAGAAAACGTAAAAATATCAAGGCCATGACCCAGAAGTTTAATGCCGAAATCGCCAAGGCCAAGGCCGAAGGCCGTGCCGCTGAAATGGGTTCCATCGAACCTATTAAAACCGGGTTGACCGACTACCGATTCAAATTCTGGGGTGAAGAGTTCAGGATCAATCCCCTGCTCTTCGGGATTATCGGCGTACTCATCGGCGTGGTTTCCCGGTCCTTCGGCGTGGGTGGCGGCTTCCTGCTGGTACCGGCCATGACATCCATCGGCGCGTTGCCCATGTATGTGGCCGTGCCCATCTCCCTGATCGGCACCTGTTTTTCCAGTATCGGCTCTTTTATCGGGTATCTGATTACCGGTTATCTGCCGGATATGACCCTGGCCATTTCCATAATTGTCGGCGGATTTGCCGGAGGTATGCTCGGATCCCGGGCCCAGAAAATGTTCTCGGAGATGACACTGAAGGTGGTACTGGCCTGCACCCTGTTTTTCCTTTTCTTCAGATTCTTTAAGATCGAAATCTGGATCTAA